The Rosa rugosa chromosome 1, drRosRugo1.1, whole genome shotgun sequence genomic sequence AGTCTATTGTGTCTCCAAGTATAGATGTTCTGTCCATCTGCTAGTATTATTGCATCAATCGTTCAATTAATCCTTAGAACTAAGAAAGGGAAAGGAAATTTCAACAAATGTAGAACATAAACTCACCTTGCTAATCTTGGGGACTATTGATCTGAGCATAGAAAGGCGGTCATTCAAGcgcttccttcttcttctctctgccATTAGGTTCTTTGAAGGCTGCCCTTCTAACTTCTTAGGCTTGCTGCTGCAGCTTCTCTTTCCACCACACAATCCCATATTGAAAGCCACTGGCATGTCACCATGATCTGTAGTGATAGTAGTGCCTTGTTGCTCTGTCTCAACTTTGCAAGTACTGTTCTTGCTCTCTTCCAACTCCAAACAGCTGCTCTGGTTTTCACTCCCAAGGAAATTTCCAAACTCCTCATCCTCCACCATTGAAGGGTAGTCTTGATCTTGGGGTGGGAATGGAGGGGTATTGCTGTCATTGTTGTTGGTGTATGAGGATTCAATCTCAGCTGGGACTGTGAGCACCCCACCTCCATCAACAAAAGGGAAGGATGAGGCTTGTTGCTCAGTGAGTAATGGGCATTCAAAGGTTGGCTCAGTTTGGGTGGAGAACACACCAAATTCAGGGTTTGATGAGGAAACTAGAACTGGGTTCTCTCCAAAATTGGAATCAAAGCTCCACCCATTATTCATAGGAAAGAACTCATTAAACCCAGAAGAGTATGTGTTCCAACTCTCTCTTCTAATTGGAGCTAGTAGCTCCTCCAAGAACCCATGTTGAGTAAGCTCCATCTCAcactctcttctctctttcacTGTTCAAGGAGGAAGGAAGCTTGGTAAAATGGGGAGCAACCAAAAAATTTAAAGGATTTCAaatcaagaaaaagaaagcaataGAGTACGTGTTGTGTCACTTGTGTGTGAAGCAGCAGAACCTAAAGAGGGGCTAAGCTATACCCTAAGAATGAATGAAAAAGGAATCTGCTTTTTCATCTcactcctctttctctctctcaatctcaagGTGAATTTATGTCTTTTTCACCGAAATTATTAATCCGGACAAACTTATAATTTAATATCCATATGCCTTGAAAAAGCTTTGACCCACAAATCTGTCTGAACCCAAAAAGGAtgctttctcaaaaaaaaaaaaaaacaaaaaaaaacccaaaaattatGCACTTAGCAAAAGACTGTCAGGTATTTTGTTTACTAATTttctttagggaaaaattcaccaacggtgtctggacactcaggggactttcagaatgatacctgaacttacaaagttatcaatgtgatacctgaactcattttttcgtatcaacgtcgtacctataaccaatttccgtaacggctccgtgacggaaattgaccgtatgtatcacattgatacgaaaaaatgagtccaggtatcacattgataactttgtaagttcaggtatcattctgaaagtccctaagtgtccagacaccgttggtgaatttttcctaattttgcacgtgcgatgcacgtgagtcacttaatgaagacaaaaggaccgatttaccctcaaattctttctttctttattcttctttctttctttctttctttcttcttcttcttcttttctggtttctttctttctttctttctttcttcttcttcttcttttctggtttcttcttcccctgatttgaatcatcaagattcaaatcatcttgctcgtccgattcccaccgccgatcgccgatcaaacaccgccgttgcgtctgaatccaccttcatgcaccacagatgtttctggttcccccaacttcaaatcctatagcaaattgaaattgtgcattgagacttcaccgctcactccgagtttatccccgccgccgtcgccaatgacttgaccacaacaacctccaccaccgcacaacaacgtcgtcctccgctgcttcttgattgggtttggggataaggactgcttcttcctcaaggccacattctaaggaccaccggccggaaggaccgccacagcaaggtttgcaccaccaaaggccccagggaccgcagcatcaggctcgtcgcccacaccgccattcaattctacgacatgcaggattggcttggatacgaccagcctagcaaggtcgtcaattggctaatcaagaaagccaaggctgcaatcaacgagctcgactagctgccaccgtggaacccaaactaaatttatgttcatacaacattttctccgacgatgccgatatccgccgcgcaggacacgcagaacgtgagcctcaatttctcgatggtggaggctccgagttctttgtctactaatcggcgaggcacaatggtgggtagcagcggagtggcgaagcttgtgaataagaacagctcgaattttttgcaggtgaggatggtgtgcaggctgaagttgttaatctttgtctgcctaaaattgcctctgatcgaagttgggctagaggccgaagttgtcggctaaaccgatgaagttgcaggtgaggatggtgtggaggtggtgttgcatgtcgggaacgaagaagaggatggaggggtgggattggagctgtgatttgagagtggagggctggcggggtctgagtttctgatcaatggtgtataaaagggggtcggaggagagaacgagagtggtggtggtcaagtcattgggatgaactcggagtgagcggtgaagcctcaatgcacaatttcaatttgctataggatttgaagttgggggaaccagaaacatctgtggtgcatgaaggtggattgagacgcaacggcggtgtttgataggcgatcggcggtgggaatcggacgagcaagatgatttgaatcttggtgattcaaatcaggggaagaagaaaccaaaaaagaagaagaagaaagaaagaaagaaagaaagaaagaagaataaagaaaaaaaaagaaaaaaaagaatttgagggtaaatcggtccttttgtcttcattaagtgattcacgtgcatcgcacgtgcaaaattgggaaaagttcaccaacggtgtctggacacatagggactttcagaatgatacctgaacttacaaagttatcaatgtgatacctagactcattttttcgtatcaatgtgatacctacggccaatttccgtcacggagccgttacggaaattggtcataggtacgatgttgatacgaaaaaatgagtccaggtatcacattgataactttgtaagttcaggtatcattctgaaagtcccctaagtgtccagacaccgttggtgaatttttcccttttctttacaCAAATTTTTCTGCAACTTAATGAATCTAACTGGAGGAACATGCAGAATGAAACTATGCATTCTCTTTCTTCCTCACTCTAATGACTAGAAAGACTAGGTAGGCTTGGATAAAAACGCCTAAGTTGTCTCTACGTGGGATTAATAATGTGCTAATCTAATTTGTTCTATGTGATTAGTTCATTGTAATCTGATTAATTAATTCTCATTGTCCTGAAAAAGGAATATTCAAGGAAACAGGAAATAAATTCCT encodes the following:
- the LOC133727504 gene encoding transcription factor bHLH93-like; the encoded protein is MELTQHGFLEELLAPIRRESWNTYSSGFNEFFPMNNGWSFDSNFGENPVLVSSSNPEFGVFSTQTEPTFECPLLTEQQASSFPFVDGGGVLTVPAEIESSYTNNNDSNTPPFPPQDQDYPSMVEDEEFGNFLGSENQSSCLELEESKNSTCKVETEQQGTTITTDHGDMPVAFNMGLCGGKRSCSSKPKKLEGQPSKNLMAERRRRKRLNDRLSMLRSIVPKISKMDRTSILGDTIDYMKELLERISKLQEEKTEEGTNQFSLIGINKDLNPSEVLVRNSPKFDVERRDMDTRIDICCAAKPGLLLSTVSTIEALGLEIQQCVISCFNDFSLQASCSEGSEQRTMINSEEIKQALFRNAGYGGRCL